Proteins found in one Mucilaginibacter gracilis genomic segment:
- the porV gene encoding type IX secretion system outer membrane channel protein PorV, protein MKNNYSAPGSKLLSVMLLLCIGSGAFAQVSSDGRTGNVIPTGVPFLLVSPDPRSSGMGDAGVALEDDANATFWNPSKMVFMKSNSSVSLSYCPWLRNLVSDANISYLNFQAKTDDRTAIGVSMRYFNLGKIDLADANNTSQGAYSPYEYAIDASLARSFGDNFSLGFTIRYISSHIFNSDANYKLQAGSSVGADLSLFYRNKFDLFGKESHFSFGTDISNIGSEISYDNTIASQSFLPANLKLGIANTWVLDNENELTLAVDLNKLLVPTPPQTDSNGRIIKGKSTDVSVPAGIFGSFSDAPGGFSEELQEINYSAGLEYAFNHRFFLRTGYFYENPNKGNRQYATFGVGYKYDFMDFNFSYLAASQQKTPLANTLRFGIVFNLGRK, encoded by the coding sequence ATGAAAAATAATTACAGCGCACCGGGCAGTAAGTTGTTATCGGTAATGTTACTTCTGTGCATTGGTTCGGGCGCTTTCGCACAGGTTAGCTCAGACGGACGAACGGGGAATGTTATCCCTACCGGTGTTCCCTTTTTGCTGGTATCGCCAGATCCCAGATCCTCGGGTATGGGAGATGCAGGTGTTGCGCTGGAAGATGATGCCAACGCTACCTTCTGGAACCCATCAAAAATGGTTTTTATGAAAAGTAATTCGTCAGTTTCACTTTCTTATTGTCCGTGGCTTCGTAATTTGGTTAGCGACGCCAATATCAGTTACCTAAACTTTCAGGCTAAAACAGATGATCGTACAGCTATTGGCGTATCCATGCGCTATTTCAATTTAGGTAAAATAGATTTGGCCGATGCCAATAATACATCGCAAGGAGCCTACAGTCCCTATGAATATGCTATCGACGCATCGCTGGCCCGCAGTTTTGGTGATAATTTTTCACTCGGTTTTACTATAAGATATATCTCGTCACATATCTTCAATTCTGATGCTAATTATAAATTGCAGGCTGGTTCATCGGTAGGGGCTGATCTCTCCTTATTTTACAGAAATAAGTTCGACTTATTTGGTAAGGAATCTCATTTTTCTTTTGGTACCGATATTTCTAATATTGGATCTGAGATAAGCTACGATAATACTATTGCCAGCCAAAGTTTCCTGCCTGCAAATCTAAAATTAGGGATTGCGAACACTTGGGTACTGGATAACGAAAATGAATTGACACTGGCTGTCGATCTGAATAAGTTACTGGTGCCAACCCCTCCCCAAACGGATAGTAACGGCCGTATCATCAAAGGGAAAAGCACCGATGTTTCGGTGCCGGCTGGAATTTTCGGCTCTTTCTCGGATGCGCCGGGTGGTTTTAGCGAAGAGTTGCAGGAAATAAATTATAGTGCCGGCCTGGAGTATGCTTTTAATCATCGTTTTTTTCTCAGGACAGGTTATTTTTACGAAAACCCCAACAAGGGTAACCGCCAATATGCCACCTTTGGCGTAGGTTACAAGTACGATTTTATGGATTTTAACTTTTCATATCTTGCCGCCAGTCAGCAAAAAACACCTTTGGCCAATACACTCAGGTTTGGTATAGTGTTTAATCTCGGCCGGAAATAA
- a CDS encoding AraC family transcriptional regulator, translating to MNYKKDGFDGQKAIVIPRSIVNRFCLSNDIIKGSYITDIGYYPKAKFHFRKRAQGAEQNILIYCVEGTGLVSIKSVKHTIVPGDFIIIPHSVSHSYETNEKTPWTIYWCHFKGEQADALVKWLYSKGQSYKYSVEFVQERITLFEQLYTYLEQGYSMENLTYINLLMLQFLSSFIYSDKYRTKLSEKNIDILEKSIFIMQNNLEKSLTLSDLAASVNLSNSHYSAIFRKKTGFPPIEYFNHLKIQKACQYLQFTKLRISEIAFKIGIDDPFYFSRLFTKTMGYAPKEYRETRYSANQEK from the coding sequence ATGAATTATAAAAAAGACGGGTTCGACGGACAAAAAGCGATTGTTATTCCCAGATCGATTGTAAACAGATTTTGTCTTTCCAATGATATTATCAAAGGATCTTATATCACTGATATCGGCTATTATCCCAAAGCGAAATTCCACTTCCGGAAGAGGGCTCAGGGAGCAGAGCAAAATATACTTATATATTGCGTGGAAGGCACCGGACTCGTATCCATCAAATCGGTAAAGCATACAATCGTTCCGGGAGACTTTATTATCATTCCGCATAGTGTTTCTCACTCGTATGAAACGAATGAAAAAACACCCTGGACAATTTATTGGTGCCATTTTAAAGGTGAGCAGGCAGATGCACTGGTTAAATGGCTGTATTCAAAAGGGCAAAGCTATAAATACAGTGTTGAATTTGTCCAGGAGCGCATCACGCTATTTGAACAGCTTTACACTTATCTTGAGCAAGGATATAGTATGGAGAACCTGACTTATATTAATTTATTAATGCTGCAATTTTTAAGTTCCTTTATTTATAGTGATAAATACAGGACAAAGCTATCCGAAAAGAATATTGATATCCTTGAAAAATCTATCTTTATCATGCAGAATAATCTCGAAAAGTCTCTGACGCTTTCCGACCTGGCAGCATCGGTCAACTTGTCTAACAGCCATTATTCAGCCATCTTTAGAAAAAAAACAGGGTTTCCGCCAATTGAATATTTTAATCACCTGAAAATTCAAAAGGCCTGTCAGTATTTACAATTTACAAAACTGAGGATAAGTGAAATTGCTTTTAAAATCGGGATAGATGATCCATTTTATTTTTCGAGACTTTTTACCAAAACAATGGGGTATGCACCAAAAGAGTATCGCGAAACAAGGTATTCAGCCAATCAGGAAAAGTAG
- a CDS encoding glycoside hydrolase — MRKHQLLLLLVISLGCGATSCNKNSMAPAQQQQPIKQPIVNSIQSGGSITVGIGSPQQKIDLIGAGCYFYSGHLVNGITNFTDAANWLWHDLNVNVFKIVLRADGVEDVNDNADPNNTDFSKFNFTGNSNLVDQITAVKKARLVNPAIKIWAIVLSPPKYLKSNSSVNNGGTLNASVTNAYNEFGEFLYAHIKNLKDNGIGVDYLSLMNEPDYPSSAVPYESAEFTAAQAQSVYTSTAGWLKTKLQSLSIPVPLFASPDCIDVTHTGSYIAALNASGNMNLYTTHQYSGSSATNFAAASSAAGAKGLYMTEWHAGFGMGSTPDELTSALDLVNKFHDAFKGGAKGWLYFEWGNPETNFGGLLYTPWGAPAQRKKNYYAFQQYTANLLNENYIPTTLTGIANFGNDNVSAFTTANRADINVVNWNTDAQNKVRLNFGGNISTIKIYRTSAIENNALVWSQDNVNLNYYDVDFAGKSFTTVRVTW; from the coding sequence ATGAGAAAGCACCAACTTCTTTTATTGCTGGTTATATCGCTGGGATGCGGCGCTACGTCCTGTAATAAAAACAGCATGGCACCTGCTCAACAGCAGCAGCCAATAAAGCAGCCCATTGTAAATTCAATTCAGAGCGGAGGGAGTATTACCGTTGGTATAGGAAGTCCCCAGCAGAAAATCGATCTCATTGGAGCTGGCTGCTACTTCTACAGCGGGCACCTGGTAAATGGGATTACTAATTTTACTGATGCCGCCAACTGGCTTTGGCATGATCTCAACGTCAACGTTTTTAAAATCGTTCTCCGTGCGGACGGAGTTGAGGATGTCAATGATAATGCAGACCCAAATAATACTGATTTTTCCAAGTTCAACTTTACAGGAAATTCTAACCTGGTTGACCAGATCACTGCGGTCAAAAAAGCCAGGCTGGTTAATCCGGCAATCAAAATCTGGGCTATAGTATTGTCCCCGCCAAAGTACCTGAAGAGCAATAGCAGCGTCAATAATGGCGGGACCCTTAACGCCAGCGTAACGAATGCCTACAACGAATTTGGCGAGTTTTTGTACGCTCATATTAAAAATCTTAAGGACAACGGAATCGGCGTCGATTATTTAAGCCTGATGAATGAACCTGACTATCCATCTTCCGCGGTGCCTTATGAATCTGCCGAATTTACCGCGGCACAGGCACAAAGTGTCTATACCAGTACAGCCGGATGGCTGAAGACGAAACTACAGTCGTTAAGCATCCCCGTTCCACTTTTTGCCTCGCCGGATTGTATTGACGTAACCCATACAGGAAGTTATATTGCTGCTCTTAACGCGTCCGGAAATATGAACCTTTACACGACTCATCAATATTCCGGAAGTTCTGCTACTAATTTTGCCGCAGCTTCATCAGCCGCCGGGGCCAAAGGACTGTACATGACGGAGTGGCACGCGGGGTTTGGCATGGGAAGTACACCTGATGAACTTACCTCTGCGCTTGACCTGGTTAATAAATTCCACGATGCTTTCAAAGGAGGGGCAAAAGGCTGGCTGTATTTCGAATGGGGAAACCCTGAAACTAACTTTGGCGGACTTTTGTACACGCCATGGGGAGCCCCCGCCCAACGGAAGAAAAACTACTATGCGTTCCAGCAATATACTGCAAACCTGCTTAATGAAAATTATATCCCTACTACCTTAACGGGGATCGCCAATTTTGGAAATGATAATGTGAGCGCATTCACCACGGCAAACCGGGCGGATATCAACGTTGTTAACTGGAATACCGATGCGCAAAACAAGGTCAGACTGAACTTTGGCGGTAATATCTCCACTATAAAGATCTACAGAACCAGTGCAATAGAAAACAATGCATTAGTGTGGAGCCAGGATAACGTCAATTTGAATTATTATGACGTCGACTTTGCCGGTAAATCGTTTACTACGGTGAGGGTAACCTGGTAA
- a CDS encoding DUF6055 domain-containing protein, whose translation MRKYLILAVCLISNHFCFAAKQVHIPSYWATDPGLSQWSYAHSYQTDNFVLFWGPLAGDNPLANPPGNSLHFDPKFITDTLEYIYKKYITENHMLSDAPGTPLGTYKCIIVMNNTWVQGVSGFAFGVVLDNKVGGIFVDAAATLDGGVTSHEFTHTLQYLLHIQYNPAEGASFANDYGGFFFETHANFMRNHLYPGAIFYDYPRWLGTRSFTWGSARHNYDSYDLLFYIEQVDSLNAVTDLWKKSLPNEYPLQTYKRLKGWDQSQLNDFLFDYAKREASYDYTLYGMGKIIRDGIKSLKLHEPRYLWRQYTILSEIDAASGHYSVPNEFAPQDYGFNIIPLYPTCDKRLVSIKFKGHKEVNPNAGWRYGFVATSSDGTISRYSPTYNANESEISFQLKDSETQLYLVVLGAPTTHTSYLADIGWPKYYRSPYELRIANAVPEGYQNTFRNEYRQNGHPHPNGGGWVANTSQVASSVRVGPKALVLGASNITGNVKIDGTSFVQDATISGNVQILGNTNVTGARLSENTVVKDNTILNGTISSGSALFKDNALLFGDTFGGNVIVGGDDEIGGCTSSGVYLQFPNPGTNGRTNCDGKNATDPSNIDINSTYNQFTEEEMAFSGTVTCDGIAVTDTVKKAASRMLKAVIYPNPVVDQISLHVDNQFKATNLAIEIYTTAGQRVTRLSQPVSLGNSILSLPGNALAAGLYYMKISGGDKILKLKFLKQ comes from the coding sequence ATGAGAAAATATTTAATTCTGGCAGTTTGTTTGATCAGCAATCATTTTTGCTTTGCCGCAAAACAGGTACATATACCATCCTATTGGGCAACAGATCCCGGACTGTCTCAATGGAGTTATGCGCATTCATATCAAACTGACAATTTTGTCCTGTTTTGGGGGCCGTTAGCCGGGGATAATCCGCTCGCTAACCCGCCAGGTAACAGCCTTCATTTTGATCCCAAGTTTATAACGGATACGCTGGAATATATTTATAAAAAGTATATAACGGAAAATCATATGCTTAGCGACGCACCCGGTACTCCGTTAGGCACATATAAATGTATCATTGTAATGAATAATACATGGGTACAGGGCGTTAGTGGCTTTGCTTTCGGCGTAGTATTAGATAATAAAGTCGGCGGGATTTTCGTCGACGCAGCTGCTACTTTAGACGGTGGAGTAACGTCCCATGAGTTCACCCATACACTTCAGTACCTTTTGCATATTCAATATAACCCTGCGGAAGGTGCTTCGTTTGCTAATGACTATGGCGGTTTTTTCTTTGAGACCCATGCCAACTTCATGAGAAATCATCTTTATCCGGGAGCCATATTTTATGATTATCCCCGATGGTTGGGCACTCGATCATTTACCTGGGGCTCCGCGAGGCACAATTACGATAGTTATGACCTTCTATTTTACATTGAACAGGTTGACAGTCTAAATGCGGTGACGGATTTATGGAAAAAATCACTGCCAAATGAATACCCGCTTCAAACTTATAAACGACTCAAAGGTTGGGATCAATCGCAGTTAAATGATTTTTTGTTTGATTACGCCAAAAGAGAAGCTTCTTATGATTATACGCTCTATGGCATGGGAAAGATTATCAGGGATGGCATAAAGTCGTTAAAATTACATGAACCACGTTATTTATGGCGACAGTATACCATTCTCAGTGAAATTGATGCAGCAAGCGGTCATTACAGTGTGCCCAATGAATTTGCGCCTCAGGATTATGGATTTAATATCATTCCATTGTACCCAACCTGCGACAAAAGATTGGTCTCCATTAAGTTTAAAGGACATAAGGAAGTTAATCCAAATGCCGGATGGAGATATGGATTTGTCGCTACCAGCAGTGACGGTACTATTTCCAGGTACAGTCCAACCTACAACGCAAATGAAAGCGAGATCAGTTTTCAGTTAAAAGACTCTGAAACGCAGCTATATCTTGTAGTGTTAGGCGCTCCAACTACCCATACAAGCTACCTGGCAGACATCGGCTGGCCTAAATATTACCGTTCTCCTTACGAATTAAGGATAGCAAATGCGGTCCCTGAAGGATATCAAAATACGTTCCGGAATGAATACCGGCAAAATGGACATCCCCATCCCAATGGCGGCGGATGGGTTGCCAATACATCCCAGGTAGCTTCCAGCGTACGGGTTGGCCCCAAGGCGTTGGTATTGGGAGCAAGTAATATTACCGGGAATGTTAAAATTGACGGAACCTCATTTGTGCAGGACGCAACAATCTCCGGCAATGTGCAGATTTTAGGCAATACTAATGTAACAGGTGCCCGACTTAGTGAAAATACAGTAGTAAAAGATAATACAATATTAAATGGGACAATATCTTCAGGTTCAGCTCTTTTTAAAGATAATGCCTTGTTATTTGGAGATACATTTGGAGGTAATGTAATAGTGGGCGGCGACGATGAAATCGGGGGCTGTACTTCTTCCGGAGTCTATTTGCAATTTCCCAATCCCGGAACAAACGGCCGAACCAATTGTGACGGAAAAAATGCAACCGACCCTTCCAATATTGATATTAATAGTACCTATAATCAATTCACTGAGGAAGAGATGGCATTTTCAGGTACGGTTACCTGCGATGGAATCGCAGTAACCGATACGGTCAAAAAAGCAGCTTCCAGGATGCTTAAAGCGGTGATTTATCCGAACCCGGTAGTTGACCAGATATCACTGCATGTAGATAACCAGTTTAAAGCCACAAACCTGGCGATTGAAATATATACTACGGCAGGGCAGCGGGTTACACGGTTAAGCCAACCTGTTTCATTGGGAAATTCGATACTGTCATTACCCGGTAACGCTCTTGCCGCCGGTCTTTATTATATGAAAATTTCTGGCGGCGATAAAATTCTGAAGTTGAAGTTTTTAAAACAATAA